The nucleotide sequence CCACCTGGGCCATGTGTTCGACGACGGCCCCAAGCCCACGGGCCTGCGCTACTGCATCAACTCCGCGTCGCTGCGCTTCATCCCCGTCAACGAGCTGGAGGCGCAGGGGTACGGCGCGTGGCTGCCGCACTTCGGCCGCACGGCAGCAGCCAGCGCTCCGAAGGCGGCGGACCCCGGCACCCAGAAGATCCTCGCCAACGCCGGGGGCGCGACGGAGACCGCGCTGCTGGCGGGCGGCTGCTTCTGGGGCATGGAGGACCTGCTGCGCAAGATTCCCGGCGTCATCAGGACGGACGTCGGCTACACGGGCGGCAGCGCTCGCGCGCCTACGTACGCCGACGTGAGCTCGGGCAGCACCGGGCACGCCGAGTCGGTGCGCATCGTGTTCGACCCGAAGGTGCTGACCTACGAGACGCTGCTGGAGCGGTGGTTCTTCCGGATGCACGACCCGACGACGCTCAACCGCCAGGGCAATGACGTCGGCACCCAGTACCGCTCGGCCATCTTCGTGCTGAGCGACGCGCAGCGGAAGACGGCCGAGGCGGTGAAGGCCCGCGTCAATGCCTCCGGCAAGTGGCCCCGTCCCGTCGTCACGGAGATTGTCGCCGCCGGCGAGTTCACTCCCGCCGAGGACTACCACCAGGACTACCTGGAGAAGAACCCCGGCGGGTACACGTGCCACTACATGCGGGACTGAGCGGCACGCCCGTCAGCCCACGCGGGGGAAGTCCACCTCGGTGCCGGCCACGACGTTGAGGTAGTTGGTGAGCACGTTCTGCGCGACGGCGGCCACCACCTCCACCAGCTCCGCGTCGCTCAGGCCGGCCTTGCGCGCCTGGGCGAGCTGCGGGCCCACGTCGGCCGCGCGCGTGCGGGCGATGGCCACGGCCAGGTCCAGGATGGCCTGCTCCCGGGCGTCCGGGGAGCGGGCGGTGCGGAAGCCGCTCAGCTCATCCGCCGTCACCCCGTGGCCCTTCGCCAGCGCCGTGTGCGCGGACAGGCAGTACGTGCAGCGGTTGAGCTCCGCCACCGCGATGGCGATGGCCTCCTGCGTCCGGGGCGACAGCTTCGCGCCGCCCATGGCGTTGAAGTAGCCCGCCACGGCCTCCAGCGCCGCGGGCGAGTGGGCGAACGTCGAGAACATCTTCGGGACGCTCCCGAACTTCTTCTTCAGCGCGGCGAGCGTGGGCTCGGAGGCCGCGGGCGTGGTGGTGGCGGTGACGGGGGCGATGGTGGGGACGGTCATGGCGTGCTCCTGGACTGCGGGTCTGGACGGCGCGTCGAACTGGTATCGACTCGATACTAAATGCGCCGGACGCCCCCGCCTTGTCAAGTCCGTGTCGGGCCGATACCTTTCTGTCCATGGCCACCGACCGGCTCTACGCGCTGCTCGAGCGCATCGGGAACCTGCTCCGCACCGAGGAGCGGGCGGCGGGGCTGCGCCATGGCCTGCAGCCGGTCCATCTCCAGGCGCTGCGCTACCTGGCGACGTGCAACCGCTACAGCAACACGCCCGCCGCGCTGACGGAGTACCTGGGGCTCACCAAGGGCACGGTGTCCCAGACGCTGCTGCTGCTCGAGGACAAGGGGCTGTTGCGCAAGGTGGCGAGCACGGAGGACCGCCGCGTCGTCCACCTGCACCTGACGGACGCGGGGCGCGCGGTGCTGCGTGACACGCTCCCTCCCGAGCTCCTCACCCAGGCGCTGGGCGGGCTGACCGACGGTGGAGACACGCTCGAGGCGTCGCTCACCGGGCTGCTGCGCTCCATGCAGGTGGCGAACACGCAGCGCAGCTTCGGCGCGTGCGCGTCATGCAGGCACTTCCGGCGCGAGGGGCCGGAGCGCTTCCGCTGCGGGCTGACCGACGAGCCGCTGACGCAGGCCGAGAGCCAGCAGCTGTGCAGGGAGCACGAGGCCGCGGGCGCCTGACGCGCCGGTGCTCCCCAGGGGTGCGGCCTGGCCTCGTCCTGGGAGCGGTCACGCGTCCGGAGCGGGGCTCCCCAGGCCGACGGGCAGCTGTTCCGGCTCGCCAGGCAGGACCAGGTGGATGCGTGTGCCGGAGGCGCCGTGGCCGAGGCCGGGCTTCAGCACCTGCTGGGAATCATAGTGCCCACCATTCTGCAGGCGGAACGGGAGCGGGGCGTCCGTGAACAAGCCGTCCAGCCGCGCCTGGAAGGCCTCTGCCACGGACGGCCACTGCGCTTCGCTCAGCCGGTCGGTCATATAGGACGCGAACGGCGGCAGGACCTCCATGCCGGGATAGAAGAGCACCCCGTGCTGGATGGGGAAGAGGAGGTCATCCAAGGCCCCATTGACGCCGCGGTCGGTGTAGTGCGGCGCCCGCCCGCCAATCGTGACTGAAAGCATGGCGCGGCGGCCCTTCAGCGTGCCTTCGCCGTAGCGGTCACCCCAGCGGTCGCCGTCGTGCACGCCAACGCCATAGGCGAAGCCGTAGGCATAGACCCGGTCAATCCAGCCCTTCAGGATGGCCGGCATCGAGAACCACCACATCGGGAACTGGAAGAGCACGGCATCGGCCCAGAGCAGCTTCTCCTGCTCGGCCACGATGTCCGGGCTCTGCAGCCCGCCAGCAAAGGCGTCTCTCGACGCCCTCGCGTACGACAGCCGCTCTCCGGAAGCGTGATTCAGGAAGTCAGCTCCATCGGCCACCGCCTTCCACTTCATGGCGTACAGGTCCGATACCCGGACCTCATGGCCCTGGGCGGTCAGGTGGCGCACCGCGAGGTCCTTCAGCGCGCCATTGAGCGACCTCGGTTCGGGGTGGGCGTAGACAATCAGGATGTTCATGGGCACGTCCTTCAGGTCCGGCATGGGGAGGTCTG is from Pyxidicoccus xibeiensis and encodes:
- a CDS encoding bifunctional methionine sulfoxide reductase B/A protein; its protein translation is MSSDTLIPPASFRARPTAAHRLLPALLAAFAVLAACSSANGAPPGAGAVDSTSRPTVKDTRKYVKPSDEELKRTLPPQSYEVTREDATEPPFRNAFWNHKAEGLYVDIASGEPLFSSLDKFDSGTGWPSFTRPVDASRVVEKRDVGLGMVRVEVRSKDGDSHLGHVFDDGPKPTGLRYCINSASLRFIPVNELEAQGYGAWLPHFGRTAAASAPKAADPGTQKILANAGGATETALLAGGCFWGMEDLLRKIPGVIRTDVGYTGGSARAPTYADVSSGSTGHAESVRIVFDPKVLTYETLLERWFFRMHDPTTLNRQGNDVGTQYRSAIFVLSDAQRKTAEAVKARVNASGKWPRPVVTEIVAAGEFTPAEDYHQDYLEKNPGGYTCHYMRD
- a CDS encoding carboxymuconolactone decarboxylase family protein — its product is MTVPTIAPVTATTTPAASEPTLAALKKKFGSVPKMFSTFAHSPAALEAVAGYFNAMGGAKLSPRTQEAIAIAVAELNRCTYCLSAHTALAKGHGVTADELSGFRTARSPDAREQAILDLAVAIARTRAADVGPQLAQARKAGLSDAELVEVVAAVAQNVLTNYLNVVAGTEVDFPRVG
- a CDS encoding MarR family winged helix-turn-helix transcriptional regulator, with the protein product MATDRLYALLERIGNLLRTEERAAGLRHGLQPVHLQALRYLATCNRYSNTPAALTEYLGLTKGTVSQTLLLLEDKGLLRKVASTEDRRVVHLHLTDAGRAVLRDTLPPELLTQALGGLTDGGDTLEASLTGLLRSMQVANTQRSFGACASCRHFRREGPERFRCGLTDEPLTQAESQQLCREHEAAGA
- a CDS encoding NAD(P)H-dependent oxidoreductase, with the translated sequence MPDLKDVPMNILIVYAHPEPRSLNGALKDLAVRHLTAQGHEVRVSDLYAMKWKAVADGADFLNHASGERLSYARASRDAFAGGLQSPDIVAEQEKLLWADAVLFQFPMWWFSMPAILKGWIDRVYAYGFAYGVGVHDGDRWGDRYGEGTLKGRRAMLSVTIGGRAPHYTDRGVNGALDDLLFPIQHGVLFYPGMEVLPPFASYMTDRLSEAQWPSVAEAFQARLDGLFTDAPLPFRLQNGGHYDSQQVLKPGLGHGASGTRIHLVLPGEPEQLPVGLGSPAPDA